In the genome of Monodelphis domestica isolate mMonDom1 chromosome 2, mMonDom1.pri, whole genome shotgun sequence, one region contains:
- the PRPSAP1 gene encoding phosphoribosyl pyrophosphate synthase-associated protein 1 isoform X4 encodes MELLIMAYALKTACARNIIGVIPYFPYSKQSKMRKRGSIVCKLLASMLAKAGLTHIITMDLHQKEIQGFFSFPVDNLRASPFLLQYIQEEIPNYRNAVIVAKSPDAAKRAQSYAERLRLGLAVIHGEAQCTELDMDDGRHSPPMVKNATVHPGLELPLMMAKEKPPITVVGDVGGRIAIIVDDIIDDVESFVAAAEILKERGAYKIYVMATHGILSADAPRLIEESSIDEVVVTNTVPHEVQKLQCPKIKTVDISLILSEAIRRIHNGESMAYLFRNITVDD; translated from the exons ATGGAGTTATTGATCATGGCCTATGCACTGAAGACTGCCTGTGCCAGAAATATTATTGGAGTCATCCCTTACTTTCCCTACAGCAAACAaagcaaaatgagaaagagaggttCCATTGTATGCAAGCTCCTAGCTTCTATGCTAGCCAAAGCAG gTTTAACACACATTATAACTATGGATCTTCATCAAAAGGAAATACAAGGCTTTTTCAGCTTTCCTGTGGACAACCTTAGAGCATCACCTTTCCTACTTCAGTATATCCAAGAAGAA ATTCCAAATTATAGAAATGCAGTCATTGTAGCCAAGTCTCCTGATGCTGCAAAGAG GGCCCAGTCATATGCTGAGAGACTTCGCTTGGGTTTAGCTGTAATACACGGAGAGGCTCAATGTACAGAGCTCGACATGGATGATGGACGTCATTCTCCTCCAATGGTCAAAAATGCCACCGTCCACCCTGGTCTTGAGTTGCCTT tgATGATGGCCAAAGAAAAACCACCAATTACTGTAGTTGGAGATGTTGGAGGGCGGATTGCCATCATAGTG GACGACATCATTGATGATGTGGAAAGTTTTGTGGCTGCTGCTGAGATACTCAAAGAGCGAGGTGCCTACAAGATTTACGTCATGGCCACTCACGGCATCTTGTCTGCAGATGCTCCCCGCCTCATCGAGGAATCTTCCATTGATGAG GTGGTGGTGACCAACACAGTTCCTCATGAGGTACAGAAGCTGCAGTGTCCCAAGATAAAGACTGTTGACATCAGTTTGATTCTTTCAGAAGCCATACGAAGAATCCATAATGGGGAGTCCATGGCCTACTTGTTTAGAAACATTACTGTAGATGATTAG